One Oceanicoccus sagamiensis genomic region harbors:
- a CDS encoding efflux RND transporter periplasmic adaptor subunit: MKPLLTTIISKRSGLIAPVLIIGSLFFTACSEPPKTKPLSVLPAMKISDVGELTTTPFPGRARAGKEVNLSFRVTGSLIDFPIAVGDQVEQGQLVAQLDPKDYISALGAVTGQLNRAQASAKRAEGDYVRINRVYAEDPGATSETALDLAKAARDSSRASVMSMTNAVTQAEDQLKYTSLLAPFSGVIVSTYVENFETVIAKQPILRLLDPSSIEFVISVPESLIVYSDYADSVEVTFDALPDLKVPATIKEVGREASQATRTYPVTLVMQQPKGAEILPGMAGTAVVSGRLPDSAQRSGIEIPATAIFAGEDTSKSYVWIIDPETKVLSKREVEVGQFGKTGVLIRSGISVGEWIAVRGVNSVREGQQVRIADYSGKGAAL; encoded by the coding sequence ATGAAGCCTTTACTAACGACAATAATCAGTAAGCGTAGTGGTTTGATAGCGCCAGTTTTAATCATCGGCTCATTGTTTTTTACGGCCTGTTCTGAGCCACCAAAAACCAAACCGCTGAGCGTGCTGCCAGCGATGAAAATTTCTGATGTGGGTGAGTTAACAACAACACCTTTCCCGGGGCGCGCCAGAGCTGGCAAGGAAGTGAACCTGTCTTTTCGTGTGACGGGCTCGTTAATCGACTTTCCTATTGCGGTGGGTGATCAGGTTGAGCAGGGGCAGTTGGTAGCCCAGCTAGACCCTAAAGATTATATTTCAGCCTTAGGTGCCGTTACCGGTCAGCTTAATCGAGCACAAGCTTCTGCCAAACGTGCTGAAGGGGATTATGTCCGTATCAATCGAGTCTATGCTGAAGATCCTGGAGCGACGAGTGAAACGGCGTTAGATCTTGCTAAAGCTGCTCGCGACTCTTCACGGGCATCCGTTATGTCGATGACCAATGCCGTGACGCAAGCAGAAGATCAGCTTAAATATACTTCCCTGTTAGCGCCATTCTCTGGTGTGATTGTATCGACTTATGTAGAAAACTTTGAAACGGTGATTGCCAAGCAACCCATTCTGCGTCTGTTAGACCCTAGCAGTATTGAATTTGTTATTAGTGTGCCGGAAAGTTTGATTGTCTATAGCGATTACGCTGACAGCGTTGAAGTCACCTTTGATGCTTTGCCTGACCTTAAAGTACCGGCCACCATCAAAGAAGTTGGCCGCGAAGCGTCACAGGCGACCAGAACCTATCCGGTCACCTTGGTGATGCAACAACCCAAAGGTGCGGAGATATTGCCCGGTATGGCAGGAACCGCCGTAGTCAGTGGTCGGCTCCCCGATAGCGCTCAGCGCAGTGGTATAGAAATTCCCGCCACGGCGATCTTTGCAGGTGAAGATACCTCCAAGTCCTATGTCTGGATTATTGACCCAGAGACCAAGGTGTTAAGTAAGCGTGAGGTAGAAGTTGGGCAGTTTGGTAAAACCGGCGTGTTAATTCGTTCCGGTATTAGTGTAGGCGAATGGATCGCCGTGCGAGGTGTTAATTCAGTCAGGGAAGGGCAGCAAGTTCGTATTGCAGACTACTCGGGCAAAGGTGCAGCTCTATGA
- a CDS encoding efflux transporter outer membrane subunit: protein MIDIAKLARPATSMTRCLALLFTGALMTGCAMVGPDYEAPDSEINQEWAEATGEGVTTNTDNYEQWWQNFNDPVLNDLIERAHSQNIGLQIAGLRVYEARALLGFAAGTLYPQSQGINASASKTRVSRNADPVSTLPDGLFDRSFERYGTSFDAAWELDFWGRFRRGVESADANFASSIATYDDFLVTVSGDVATAYILLRTLEERLAYAESNLAIQSRSLEIAQVRFKNGLVTELDVQLAKALLANTQSIIPELNKGIRQTRLALSLLLGMPPSDMQAIVGGRGVIPTTPNTIALGAPADLLRRRPDIRRAELIAAAQSARIGMAEAAKYPSFRLIGGVGYASEYGSDLTDTGSDMNFGAFTFNWNFLNYGRLRNNVRVEDARFQQAAAAYQNTVLNAAREVESNLTAYLRSRERVVALTDSVTASRRAVELAQTQYRDGVISYTLVLDAQQFLLLNEDQLTAARGQVARGLVATYKALGGGWQTHGGDSFVAEEIKDEMRERTNWGDLMEAESVKPVAAEDRGSWRAPDL from the coding sequence ATGATCGATATAGCAAAGCTTGCACGACCAGCAACTTCTATGACCCGTTGTTTGGCCCTGCTTTTTACCGGCGCATTAATGACGGGTTGCGCTATGGTCGGGCCAGATTATGAAGCCCCGGATAGCGAGATCAATCAGGAGTGGGCCGAGGCTACAGGTGAAGGTGTCACCACAAATACGGATAACTATGAACAGTGGTGGCAAAACTTTAATGACCCGGTGCTTAATGATCTGATTGAACGTGCACACTCGCAAAATATCGGCCTGCAAATAGCAGGCCTTCGCGTTTATGAGGCCAGGGCCTTGTTAGGCTTTGCCGCCGGTACGTTATATCCTCAAAGTCAGGGCATCAATGCCAGCGCCAGTAAGACTCGGGTGAGTAGAAATGCTGACCCTGTTTCCACGCTGCCCGATGGCTTATTTGATCGAAGCTTTGAGCGTTATGGCACCAGCTTTGACGCTGCTTGGGAATTAGATTTTTGGGGCCGCTTTCGCCGCGGTGTTGAATCTGCCGATGCCAACTTTGCCTCCAGTATAGCCACCTATGATGATTTTCTGGTCACGGTGTCGGGGGATGTGGCCACCGCTTATATCTTATTACGCACACTGGAAGAACGTCTGGCCTACGCTGAGAGTAATTTAGCGATTCAATCACGTAGCCTCGAAATTGCTCAGGTGCGTTTTAAAAACGGCTTGGTGACTGAACTGGACGTACAGTTAGCCAAAGCCTTATTGGCCAATACCCAGTCCATTATCCCTGAATTAAATAAAGGCATCCGCCAAACCCGTTTAGCACTGAGTTTATTGTTGGGCATGCCGCCTAGTGATATGCAAGCTATTGTGGGTGGTCGCGGTGTTATACCGACTACACCTAACACTATTGCTCTGGGTGCCCCCGCAGACTTACTGCGCCGCCGTCCTGATATTCGACGCGCTGAATTAATAGCTGCTGCACAAAGCGCGCGCATTGGTATGGCCGAGGCCGCCAAGTATCCGTCTTTCCGTTTAATCGGTGGTGTGGGTTATGCCTCCGAATACGGTAGTGACCTAACCGATACTGGCAGTGATATGAACTTTGGTGCCTTTACCTTTAATTGGAACTTCCTTAACTATGGCCGCTTACGCAATAACGTCCGGGTTGAAGATGCACGCTTCCAACAAGCCGCTGCCGCTTATCAAAACACCGTACTGAATGCCGCCCGTGAAGTTGAGTCTAACCTAACAGCTTACTTGCGTTCCCGTGAGCGAGTCGTTGCCTTAACTGACAGTGTAACGGCGTCACGCCGAGCAGTTGAATTGGCGCAAACCCAATACCGCGATGGTGTGATCAGCTATACCTTAGTGTTAGATGCACAGCAGTTTTTATTGCTCAATGAAGACCAGCTAACAGCGGCCAGAGGGCAGGTTGCCCGTGGTCTGGTGGCTACCTATAAGGCGCTCGGCGGTGGTTGGCAAACCCATGGCGGTGATAGTTTTGTCGCTGAAGAGATTAAAGACGAAATGAGAGAGCGCACCAACTGGGGTGACCTAATGGAGGCTGAGTCCGTTAAACCGGTTGCTGCAGAAGATCGCGGCTCATGGCGGGCTCCGGATTTATAA